One segment of Triticum aestivum cultivar Chinese Spring chromosome 2A, IWGSC CS RefSeq v2.1, whole genome shotgun sequence DNA contains the following:
- the LOC123188450 gene encoding DNA repair protein RAD16 isoform X2, whose protein sequence is MPRRNGKNASGSGGSRRRRRNDDDDESVPSDNTSDSDFVADMEDEVADDDEEFASDEDAPAPAVVIEVVAPRPVLSPRPPKSKWRRKKKKGKRDEDGPPLPWEEWEEANTKWLDERAGAVEETDAPAAGVVPTAEPAPEVLLQLLRFQKEWLAWALAQEASVSRGGILADEMGMGKTIQGIALVLTARRLRPPGSPPPPPPSSSLGLPMRRVGCTVVICPVVAVIQWAQEIERHTAKGSARVLLYHGARRGSQKYDFDTFDFVVTTYSTIEADYRKHIMPPKIRCDYCNKQFYPEKLKIHLRYYCGPDALRTEKQAKQESKKWADTKGKGKGKRKSGIEEEEEDFEELGSKSRGKSPLHSVRWERIILDEAHFIKDRRCNTARAVFALESEYKWALSGTPLQNRVGELYSLIRFLQIFPYSNYFCKDCDCQILDTNMKKKCDCGHSSVRHFCWWNKYIATPILYGSASFEGRRAMTLLKEKVLKGIVLRRTKIGRAADLALPPKTVTLRRDSFDRNEMEFYEALYTQSCTQFDSYVVAGTLLNNYAHIFDLLTRLRQAVDHPYLVAFSKTAESQEGCKNQQNGPMESQCGICHELAEDVVVSRLPLESHLSSCIVFHWLSSTYELSFQVDLTTENSRRKVPANLKGGKRSGILGRLQSLADFKTSTKIDALREEIRNMIEHDGSAKGIVFSQFTSFLDLIEFSLQRSGIKCVQLNGKMNMVEKGRAIDAFINDPDCRIFLMSLKAGGVALNLTVASHVFLMDPWWNPAVESQAQDRIHRIGQFKPIRSTRFVIKDTVEERILQLQEKKQLVFDGTVGDSPEAMSKLTEADLKFLFQN, encoded by the exons atGCCTCGCCGAAACGGGAAGAATGCATCTG GCTCCGGCGGCAGCCGTCGCCGCCGgcgcaacgacgacgacgacgagagcGTCCCGTCCGATAACACCTCCGACTCCGACTTCGTCGCTGATATGGAGGACGAGGTGGCGGACGACGACGAGGAGTTTGCCTCCGATGAAGATGCCCCTGCGCCCGCGGTGGTGATCGAGGTGGTGGCGCCGCGTCCGGTGCTGTCGCCACGGCCGCCCAAGTCCAAGTGGAggcggaagaagaagaaggggaagcgcGACGAGGACGGCCCGCCCCTGCCGTGGGAAGAGTGGGAGGAGGCTAATACCAAGTGGCTCGACGAGCGCGCCGGGGCAGTGGAGGAGACGGACGCCCCGGCCGCTGGGGTGGTGCCGACCGCGGAGCCGGCCCCGGAGGTGCTGCTCCAGTTGCTGCGCTTCCAGAAGGAGTGGCTCGCGTGGGCGCTGGCGCAGGAGGCCTCGGTTTCGCGCGGCGGCATCCTCGCCGACGAGATGGGGATGGGGAAGACCATCCAGGGTATCGCGCTCGTCCTCACCGCGCGCCGGCTCCGTCCCCCCGGCtcgcccccgcccccgccaccGTCCTCGTCACTGGGCCTCCCGATGCGCCGGGTAGGGTGCACCGTTGTGATCTGCCCCGTGGTGGCCGTCATCCAGTGGGCGCAGGAGATCGAGCGGCACACGGCCAAAGGCAGCGCGCGCGTGCTGCTCTACCATGGCGCTCGGCGGGGCTCTCAGAAGTACGATTTCGACACCTTCGACTTCGTGGTCACCACCTACTCCACCATTGAGGCGGACTACCGGAAGCACATAATGCCACCCAAGATTCGGTGTGACTACTGCAATAAACAGTTTTACCCCGAGAAGCTGAAGATTCACTTGAGATATTACTGTGGGCCCGATGCTCTTCGTACTGAGAAGCAGGCGAAGCAGGAGAGCAAGAAGTGGGCTGACACCAAAgggaaggggaaagggaagaggaaaAGTGGtattgaggaggaggaagaggattttGAGGAATTGGGTAGCAAATCCAGGGGCAAGTCACCTCTACACTCAGTGCGGTGGGAGCGGATTATCTTAGATGAG GCTCACTTCATAAAAGATAGACGATGCAATACTGCAAGGGCAGTTTTTGCATTGGAATCGGAATACAAGTGGGCTCTGAGTGGGACACCATTGCAGAATCGTGTTGGAGAGCTTTACTCGCTG ATTCGTTTCTTGCAAATCTTTCCCTACTCGAACTACTTCTGCAAGGACTGTGACTGTCAGATACTAGATACCAA TATGAAGAAAAAATGCGACTGTGGTCACTCATCCGTCAGGCACTTTTGCTGGTGGAATAAG TACATAGCGACACCAATACTGTATGGATCCGCGAGTTTTGAGGGCAGAAGAGCCATGACTCTTCTCAAGGAGAAAGTCTTGAAGGGCATAGTGTTAAGGCGGACAAAAATAGGCCGAGCTGCAGATCTTGCTCTTCCACCGAAGACT GTGACATTGAGGCGGGACTCTTTTGATAGAAATGAAATGGAATTTTATGAAGCCTTATATACTCAAAGCTGCACGCAGTTTGATTC GTATGTTGTAGCTGGAACGTTGCTGAACAACTATGCTCATATCTTTGACCTCCTCACAAGGTTGAGACAG GCTGTTGATCATCCATACCTTGTTGCATTTTCCAAGACAGCAGAATCTCAGGAAGGATGCAAAAATCAACAAAATGGTCCCATGGAAAGCCAGTGTGGAATATGTCATGAATTGGCAGAAGATGTGGTGGTTAGTAGGTTGCCCCTAGAAAGTCATTTAAGCTCATGCATTGTTTTCCACTGGTTATCTTCAACATATGAACTTTCCTTTCAAG TTGACTTAACAACGGAAAATTCGAGAAGAAAGGTCCCTGCAAATTTGAAGGGTGGCAAACGCTCAGGAATACTAGGCAGACTACAAAGCCTAGCAGATTTCAAGACAAGTACGAAAATTGATGCATTG CGAGAAGAGATAAGAaacatgattgagcatgatggtTCTGCAAAAGGGATTGTTTTCAGCCAGTTCACATCGTTCTTGGATTTGATTGAATTCTCCCTGCAGAGG TCTGGCATCAAGTGTGTGCAACTTAATGGGAAAATGAACATGGTGGAGAAGGGGAGAGCTATAGATGCCTTCATAAATGACCCAGATTGCAGGATTTTCCTGATGAGCCTGAAAGCGGGAGGAGTAGCTCTTAATCTTACTGTAGCATCTCAT GTTTTCTTGATGGATCCTTGGTGGAATCCAGCAGTGGAGAGCCAAGCACAGGATCGAATCCACCGAATCGGACAATTCAAGCCTATTAG AAGCACGAGGTTTGTGATCAAGGACACAGTTGAAGAGCGCATCCTGCAACTGCAAGAGAAGAAGCAGCTTGTGTTCGATGG CACCGTGGGTGACTCGCCAGAGGCCATGTCAAAGCTTACAGAGGCTGACCTGAAGTTCCTGTTCCAAAACTAG
- the LOC123188450 gene encoding DNA repair protein RAD16 isoform X1 → MPRRNGKNASGSGGSRRRRRNDDDDESVPSDNTSDSDFVADMEDEVADDDEEFASDEDAPAPAVVIEVVAPRPVLSPRPPKSKWRRKKKKGKRDEDGPPLPWEEWEEANTKWLDERAGAVEETDAPAAGVVPTAEPAPEVLLQLLRFQKEWLAWALAQEASVSRGGILADEMGMGKTIQGIALVLTARRLRPPGSPPPPPPSSSLGLPMRRVGCTVVICPVVAVIQWAQEIERHTAKGSARVLLYHGARRGSQKYDFDTFDFVVTTYSTIEADYRKHIMPPKIRCDYCNKQFYPEKLKIHLRYYCGPDALRTEKQAKQESKKWADTKGKGKGKRKSGIEEEEEDFEELGSKSRGKSPLHSVRWERIILDEAHFIKDRRCNTARAVFALESEYKWALSGTPLQNRVGELYSLIRFLQIFPYSNYFCKDCDCQILDTNMKKKCDCGHSSVRHFCWWNKYIATPILYGSASFEGRRAMTLLKEKVLKGIVLRRTKIGRAADLALPPKTVTLRRDSFDRNEMEFYEALYTQSCTQFDSYVVAGTLLNNYAHIFDLLTRLRQAVDHPYLVAFSKTAESQEGCKNQQNGPMESQCGICHELAEDVVVTSCDHVFCKTCLMEYSATLGNVSCPSCSNPLTVDLTTENSRRKVPANLKGGKRSGILGRLQSLADFKTSTKIDALREEIRNMIEHDGSAKGIVFSQFTSFLDLIEFSLQRSGIKCVQLNGKMNMVEKGRAIDAFINDPDCRIFLMSLKAGGVALNLTVASHVFLMDPWWNPAVESQAQDRIHRIGQFKPIRSTRFVIKDTVEERILQLQEKKQLVFDGTVGDSPEAMSKLTEADLKFLFQN, encoded by the exons atGCCTCGCCGAAACGGGAAGAATGCATCTG GCTCCGGCGGCAGCCGTCGCCGCCGgcgcaacgacgacgacgacgagagcGTCCCGTCCGATAACACCTCCGACTCCGACTTCGTCGCTGATATGGAGGACGAGGTGGCGGACGACGACGAGGAGTTTGCCTCCGATGAAGATGCCCCTGCGCCCGCGGTGGTGATCGAGGTGGTGGCGCCGCGTCCGGTGCTGTCGCCACGGCCGCCCAAGTCCAAGTGGAggcggaagaagaagaaggggaagcgcGACGAGGACGGCCCGCCCCTGCCGTGGGAAGAGTGGGAGGAGGCTAATACCAAGTGGCTCGACGAGCGCGCCGGGGCAGTGGAGGAGACGGACGCCCCGGCCGCTGGGGTGGTGCCGACCGCGGAGCCGGCCCCGGAGGTGCTGCTCCAGTTGCTGCGCTTCCAGAAGGAGTGGCTCGCGTGGGCGCTGGCGCAGGAGGCCTCGGTTTCGCGCGGCGGCATCCTCGCCGACGAGATGGGGATGGGGAAGACCATCCAGGGTATCGCGCTCGTCCTCACCGCGCGCCGGCTCCGTCCCCCCGGCtcgcccccgcccccgccaccGTCCTCGTCACTGGGCCTCCCGATGCGCCGGGTAGGGTGCACCGTTGTGATCTGCCCCGTGGTGGCCGTCATCCAGTGGGCGCAGGAGATCGAGCGGCACACGGCCAAAGGCAGCGCGCGCGTGCTGCTCTACCATGGCGCTCGGCGGGGCTCTCAGAAGTACGATTTCGACACCTTCGACTTCGTGGTCACCACCTACTCCACCATTGAGGCGGACTACCGGAAGCACATAATGCCACCCAAGATTCGGTGTGACTACTGCAATAAACAGTTTTACCCCGAGAAGCTGAAGATTCACTTGAGATATTACTGTGGGCCCGATGCTCTTCGTACTGAGAAGCAGGCGAAGCAGGAGAGCAAGAAGTGGGCTGACACCAAAgggaaggggaaagggaagaggaaaAGTGGtattgaggaggaggaagaggattttGAGGAATTGGGTAGCAAATCCAGGGGCAAGTCACCTCTACACTCAGTGCGGTGGGAGCGGATTATCTTAGATGAG GCTCACTTCATAAAAGATAGACGATGCAATACTGCAAGGGCAGTTTTTGCATTGGAATCGGAATACAAGTGGGCTCTGAGTGGGACACCATTGCAGAATCGTGTTGGAGAGCTTTACTCGCTG ATTCGTTTCTTGCAAATCTTTCCCTACTCGAACTACTTCTGCAAGGACTGTGACTGTCAGATACTAGATACCAA TATGAAGAAAAAATGCGACTGTGGTCACTCATCCGTCAGGCACTTTTGCTGGTGGAATAAG TACATAGCGACACCAATACTGTATGGATCCGCGAGTTTTGAGGGCAGAAGAGCCATGACTCTTCTCAAGGAGAAAGTCTTGAAGGGCATAGTGTTAAGGCGGACAAAAATAGGCCGAGCTGCAGATCTTGCTCTTCCACCGAAGACT GTGACATTGAGGCGGGACTCTTTTGATAGAAATGAAATGGAATTTTATGAAGCCTTATATACTCAAAGCTGCACGCAGTTTGATTC GTATGTTGTAGCTGGAACGTTGCTGAACAACTATGCTCATATCTTTGACCTCCTCACAAGGTTGAGACAG GCTGTTGATCATCCATACCTTGTTGCATTTTCCAAGACAGCAGAATCTCAGGAAGGATGCAAAAATCAACAAAATGGTCCCATGGAAAGCCAGTGTGGAATATGTCATGAATTGGCAGAAGATGTGGTG GTTACGTCTTGTGATCATGTATTCTGCAAGACTTGTTTGATGGAGTACTCTGCAACTTTGGGGAATGTTTCATGTCCATCTTGTTCAAATCCTCTTACAGTTGACTTAACAACGGAAAATTCGAGAAGAAAGGTCCCTGCAAATTTGAAGGGTGGCAAACGCTCAGGAATACTAGGCAGACTACAAAGCCTAGCAGATTTCAAGACAAGTACGAAAATTGATGCATTG CGAGAAGAGATAAGAaacatgattgagcatgatggtTCTGCAAAAGGGATTGTTTTCAGCCAGTTCACATCGTTCTTGGATTTGATTGAATTCTCCCTGCAGAGG TCTGGCATCAAGTGTGTGCAACTTAATGGGAAAATGAACATGGTGGAGAAGGGGAGAGCTATAGATGCCTTCATAAATGACCCAGATTGCAGGATTTTCCTGATGAGCCTGAAAGCGGGAGGAGTAGCTCTTAATCTTACTGTAGCATCTCAT GTTTTCTTGATGGATCCTTGGTGGAATCCAGCAGTGGAGAGCCAAGCACAGGATCGAATCCACCGAATCGGACAATTCAAGCCTATTAG AAGCACGAGGTTTGTGATCAAGGACACAGTTGAAGAGCGCATCCTGCAACTGCAAGAGAAGAAGCAGCTTGTGTTCGATGG CACCGTGGGTGACTCGCCAGAGGCCATGTCAAAGCTTACAGAGGCTGACCTGAAGTTCCTGTTCCAAAACTAG